The following proteins come from a genomic window of Frankia casuarinae:
- a CDS encoding acetyl-CoA C-acetyltransferase — MTEAVVVAATRSPIGRAFKGSLRGMRADDLAAIIVRAALDQVPALNPADIDDLILGCGLPGGEQGHNISRVVAVSLGFDTVPGTTVSRYCASSLQALRMAAHAVRAGEGDAFIAAGVEVVSGFVRGNSDSLPDTQNPRYCEAQARTAARAQAGSAPWTNPRAAGELPDVYIAMGQTAENVAQLAGVSRLEQDEYACRSQNLTERAVADGFFKREIIPVPLPDGGVIDSDDSPRPGTTMRALAALRPVFRPDGTVTAGNACPLNDGAAAVIVMSDTRARELGITPLARIVSTGVSALSPEIMGLAPVEASRRALARAGMTIDDVDLVELNEAFAAQVIPTYRALGLDVAKLNVHGGAIALGHPFGMTGARLLTTLLNGLRTTDTTIGLETMCVGGGQGMALVVERLS, encoded by the coding sequence GTGACCGAGGCCGTTGTCGTCGCCGCAACCCGATCACCGATCGGGCGGGCGTTCAAGGGTTCGCTGCGGGGGATGCGGGCCGACGACCTCGCGGCCATCATCGTCCGGGCAGCCCTGGACCAGGTTCCGGCCCTCAACCCGGCCGACATCGACGATCTCATCCTCGGTTGCGGGCTACCCGGAGGCGAACAGGGACACAACATCAGCCGCGTCGTTGCCGTCAGCCTCGGGTTCGACACCGTTCCCGGCACGACGGTCTCCCGGTACTGCGCATCCTCCCTGCAGGCTCTGCGGATGGCTGCGCACGCCGTGCGCGCGGGAGAGGGTGACGCGTTCATCGCCGCCGGGGTGGAGGTCGTCAGCGGCTTCGTCAGGGGCAACAGCGACAGCCTGCCGGACACCCAGAACCCGCGCTACTGCGAGGCCCAGGCCCGTACGGCGGCCCGTGCCCAGGCGGGGTCCGCGCCCTGGACGAATCCCCGGGCGGCCGGCGAGCTGCCCGACGTCTACATCGCCATGGGGCAGACCGCCGAGAACGTGGCCCAGCTCGCGGGTGTGAGCCGCCTCGAACAGGACGAGTACGCCTGCCGCTCGCAGAACCTGACGGAGCGGGCCGTCGCGGACGGCTTCTTCAAGCGGGAGATCATTCCGGTGCCGCTGCCCGACGGCGGGGTGATCGACAGCGACGACAGTCCCCGGCCGGGAACCACGATGCGGGCGCTGGCCGCTCTCAGGCCGGTGTTCCGCCCGGACGGTACCGTCACGGCCGGCAACGCCTGCCCGCTCAACGACGGAGCCGCCGCGGTCATCGTCATGAGCGACACCAGGGCCCGCGAGCTCGGCATCACCCCGCTGGCCCGGATCGTCTCCACCGGCGTCAGCGCACTGTCACCGGAGATCATGGGCCTGGCCCCGGTGGAGGCGTCCCGGCGGGCCCTGGCCCGGGCGGGGATGACGATCGACGACGTCGACCTGGTAGAGCTGAACGAGGCGTTCGCGGCGCAGGTCATCCCGACCTACCGGGCGCTCGGGCTCGACGTCGCGAAGCTGAATGTGCACGGTGGCGCGATCGCGCTCGGTCACCCGTTCGGGATGACCGGCGCCCGGCTACTCACCACCCTGCTGAACGGACTACGCACCACCGACACGACCATCGGCCTGGAGACAATGTGCGTCGGCGGCGGGCAGGGCATGGCGCTGGTCGTCGAGCGGCTGTCCTGA
- a CDS encoding DUF1918 domain-containing protein — MFASVGERFVVHGRTVGSPERHGTVVEVRGEDGGPPFVVRWDDGHEGLFFPSYDSLVELRPSRESAGV, encoded by the coding sequence ATGTTCGCATCCGTCGGAGAGAGGTTCGTCGTCCACGGCCGCACGGTGGGCAGCCCGGAACGACACGGGACCGTGGTCGAGGTACGCGGCGAGGACGGAGGCCCGCCGTTCGTCGTGCGTTGGGATGACGGGCACGAGGGACTCTTCTTCCCGAGCTACGACTCGCTCGTCGAACTCCGACCGTCACGGGAGTCCGCGGGCGTCTGA
- a CDS encoding efflux RND transporter permease subunit gives MVSTVSRRSGIVAVVALLVTAALGFGTTRLEFTTGQDNYLNPDSQVARDNVAYQSLFGGQAMVTLFTLDKGERLEDLFTKRNISQFRELQASLDADDRIESVITPLTALEFTNNLVTSPDGNPVNSPAGKILLGAQRRDPDPVSAQRRLADSVTTLRRMQAIPVAERVYDNPAWVSFLLRDNTGAIRKSIKPFFPTESTSQMVTRLRGNASLTTEGQAATLAEKAASERMFDNATTMSTGAPALLRDLNDYLRGGFVTLGGISLALMAGLLLVAFAVRWRLLPLGVVAVGLIWAFGLAGYAGVPLSVVTISGLPVLLGVGIDFAVQLHSRVEEEAQLARAGHPVTAALAGLLPALSVATVAAVLSFLALEFSDVPMIRDFGTLLALGLPVIVIATILFLTASLGLRERRRPTPPKDYTHGPLGRTVITLGSLPRITALPLVAVSVAVFAVGIVTDGTLKIQTDPEKWVDQQGQVIKNINTLRASTGSASELGIYVQSPNVFDDATVAFLAEFANTRLAKDPADLLTASSLVTTISFMMEVPNTTVVLPTGQDVRLGYAAAPPDLQRATVNLAHNALNLVFRTGSGSLERQAAIVDDIRDTVHPPQGVRATPSGLVVVGTGLLENFTKNRTQLTYFALVGVLLMLLVWHRSIVRAVLSLVPVLIAVGLSSMIAWLVGVDLSPLTAVGGPLVIALGSEFTTLLVLRHLEERRRGLTPKEAVDQTAARTGRAFVVSALAAVIGVAVLAFSSLPLLRDFGLLVALNVAIALLSALVVLPPLLIWADERGWVHQPRQDDPGPAVDRTGPGLRQHGDMWDAQETRSKAGASRPRPMAGGNRDETSAV, from the coding sequence ATGGTCAGTACGGTCAGTCGGCGCTCGGGCATCGTCGCCGTCGTGGCGCTGCTCGTCACCGCCGCCCTGGGGTTCGGAACCACCCGGCTGGAATTCACCACCGGCCAGGACAACTATCTGAACCCCGACTCCCAGGTTGCCCGGGACAACGTCGCCTACCAGTCCCTCTTCGGCGGCCAGGCGATGGTCACGCTGTTCACCCTGGACAAGGGCGAACGACTCGAGGACCTATTCACCAAGCGCAACATCAGCCAGTTCCGGGAGTTGCAGGCCAGCCTCGACGCCGATGACCGGATCGAATCGGTGATCACCCCGCTCACGGCGCTGGAGTTCACGAACAACCTGGTCACGAGCCCGGACGGCAATCCCGTCAACAGCCCCGCCGGGAAGATCCTGCTCGGTGCCCAGCGCCGCGATCCGGATCCGGTCTCCGCCCAGCGGCGCCTCGCCGACTCCGTCACGACACTGCGGCGGATGCAGGCGATCCCGGTGGCCGAGCGGGTCTACGACAACCCGGCCTGGGTCTCCTTCCTGCTCCGCGACAACACGGGTGCCATCCGTAAGTCGATCAAGCCGTTCTTCCCGACCGAATCCACCAGCCAGATGGTCACCCGACTGCGGGGCAACGCCTCCCTCACGACCGAGGGCCAGGCCGCGACCCTGGCCGAGAAGGCCGCGTCCGAACGCATGTTCGATAATGCGACAACGATGTCGACCGGGGCGCCCGCGCTGCTGCGCGACCTCAACGACTACCTGCGCGGCGGGTTCGTCACCCTCGGGGGCATCTCCCTGGCACTGATGGCCGGCCTGCTGCTCGTCGCCTTCGCGGTGCGCTGGCGGCTGCTCCCGCTCGGCGTCGTCGCCGTCGGCCTCATCTGGGCGTTCGGCCTCGCCGGCTACGCGGGTGTCCCGCTGTCGGTGGTGACCATCTCCGGTCTGCCGGTGCTGCTCGGCGTCGGCATCGACTTCGCCGTCCAGCTCCACAGCCGGGTGGAGGAGGAGGCCCAACTGGCCCGGGCCGGCCATCCCGTCACCGCGGCCCTGGCCGGGCTGCTGCCCGCGCTGAGTGTCGCCACCGTCGCCGCGGTGCTGTCCTTCCTCGCGCTGGAGTTCAGCGACGTCCCGATGATCCGGGACTTCGGCACGCTGCTCGCCCTGGGCCTGCCGGTGATCGTCATCGCCACGATCCTGTTCCTCACCGCCTCGTTGGGCCTGCGGGAACGTCGCCGGCCGACCCCCCCGAAGGACTACACCCACGGCCCGCTGGGTCGGACGGTGATCACCCTGGGGTCCCTGCCACGGATCACCGCGCTCCCGCTCGTCGCCGTGTCCGTCGCGGTCTTCGCCGTCGGGATCGTCACCGACGGCACACTGAAGATCCAGACCGATCCGGAGAAATGGGTCGACCAGCAGGGTCAGGTCATCAAGAACATCAACACGCTGCGCGCGAGCACCGGATCCGCCAGCGAGCTGGGCATCTACGTCCAGTCACCGAACGTCTTCGACGACGCCACCGTCGCCTTCCTCGCCGAGTTCGCGAACACCCGGCTCGCGAAGGACCCGGCCGACCTGCTGACCGCGTCGAGCCTCGTCACGACCATCAGCTTCATGATGGAGGTGCCGAACACGACGGTCGTCCTGCCGACGGGTCAGGACGTCCGGCTCGGCTACGCCGCGGCACCGCCCGACCTCCAGCGCGCCACGGTGAACCTGGCCCACAACGCGCTCAACCTCGTCTTCCGTACCGGATCGGGCTCGTTGGAACGGCAGGCCGCAATCGTCGACGACATCCGGGACACGGTCCATCCGCCGCAAGGGGTACGCGCCACCCCGTCGGGCCTCGTCGTGGTCGGCACCGGGCTGCTGGAGAACTTCACGAAGAACCGGACCCAGCTGACCTACTTCGCGCTGGTCGGCGTCCTGCTCATGCTGCTGGTCTGGCACCGCAGCATCGTCCGGGCGGTCCTGTCGCTGGTGCCGGTGCTGATCGCGGTCGGGCTCAGCTCCATGATCGCCTGGCTGGTCGGCGTCGATCTCAGCCCGCTCACCGCGGTCGGCGGCCCGCTCGTCATCGCGCTGGGCAGCGAGTTCACCACCCTGCTCGTGCTTCGCCACCTGGAAGAGCGTCGACGCGGCCTGACGCCGAAGGAGGCCGTCGACCAGACCGCAGCCCGCACCGGACGCGCCTTCGTGGTCTCCGCGCTCGCCGCCGTGATCGGGGTCGCCGTCCTGGCCTTCAGCTCCCTACCGCTGCTGCGTGACTTCGGTCTGCTGGTCGCCCTCAACGTCGCCATCGCCCTGCTGTCCGCGCTGGTCGTCCTCCCACCCCTGTTGATCTGGGCGGACGAACGCGGCTGGGTGCACCAGCCGCGCCAGGACGACCCGGGCCCGGCGGTCGACAGAACCGGACCGGGTCTTCGTCAACACGGCGACATGTGGGACGCTCAAGAAACCCGTTCCAAGGCCGGCGCATCACGGCCGCGGCCGATGGCGGGTGGAAACCGGGACGAGACATCCGCCGTATAG
- the ahcY gene encoding adenosylhomocysteinase, translating into MSFEFKVADLALAEFGRKEIRLAEHEMPGLMATRAEYAASQPLRGARIMGSLHMTIQTAVLIETLVALGADVRWVSCNIFSTQDHAAAAVVVGPNGSKDDPRGVPVFAWKGETLEEYWWCTDQALAWPDGGTPNMILDDGGDATLLVHKGAQFEAAGAVPATDAADGEEYAIVLETLRRTIAQKPGRWAETAKNIKGVTEETTTGVHRLYEMAKAGTLAFPAINVNDSVTKSKFDNKYGCRHSVIDGLNRATDVLIGGKVAVVCGYGDVGKGCADALRGQGARVIVTEIDPICALQAAMDGFQVTTLEDVVATADIFVTTTGNFNIIHAEHMAAMKHQAIVSNIGHFDNEIDMAGLARTPGIEKINIKPQVDEWVFPDGHSIIVLAEGRLMNLGCATGHPSFVMSNSFTNQVIAQIELFTKTENYPVGVYVLPKHLDEKVARLHLDALGVRLTQLTKQQADYIGVPVEGPYKADHYRY; encoded by the coding sequence ATGAGTTTCGAGTTCAAGGTCGCGGATCTCGCACTGGCCGAGTTCGGCCGCAAGGAGATCCGGCTTGCCGAGCACGAGATGCCCGGCCTCATGGCCACCCGGGCGGAATACGCGGCCAGCCAGCCCCTCAGGGGCGCCCGCATCATGGGCTCCCTGCACATGACAATTCAGACCGCGGTGCTGATCGAGACCTTGGTAGCGCTCGGCGCCGACGTCCGTTGGGTCTCCTGCAACATCTTCTCCACCCAGGACCACGCGGCCGCCGCCGTCGTCGTCGGGCCGAACGGCAGCAAGGACGACCCGCGGGGCGTGCCGGTCTTCGCCTGGAAGGGCGAGACCCTCGAGGAGTACTGGTGGTGCACGGACCAGGCGCTGGCCTGGCCGGACGGCGGCACCCCGAACATGATCCTCGACGACGGCGGCGACGCGACCCTGCTCGTCCACAAGGGCGCCCAGTTCGAGGCGGCCGGCGCGGTCCCCGCGACGGACGCCGCGGACGGCGAGGAGTACGCGATCGTCCTGGAGACCCTGCGCCGCACCATCGCGCAGAAGCCGGGTCGGTGGGCCGAGACCGCGAAGAACATCAAGGGCGTCACCGAGGAGACCACGACCGGCGTGCACCGTCTCTATGAGATGGCGAAGGCCGGCACGCTGGCATTCCCGGCGATCAACGTCAACGACTCGGTGACGAAGTCGAAGTTCGACAACAAGTACGGCTGCCGCCACTCCGTCATCGACGGTCTCAACCGCGCCACCGACGTGCTCATCGGCGGCAAGGTCGCCGTGGTGTGCGGCTACGGTGACGTCGGCAAGGGCTGTGCGGACGCGCTGCGCGGCCAGGGAGCCCGGGTGATCGTCACCGAGATCGACCCGATCTGCGCCCTGCAGGCCGCGATGGACGGTTTCCAGGTCACCACCCTGGAGGACGTCGTCGCGACGGCGGACATCTTCGTCACCACGACCGGCAACTTCAACATCATCCATGCCGAGCACATGGCTGCGATGAAGCACCAGGCGATCGTGTCGAACATCGGGCACTTCGACAACGAGATCGACATGGCCGGCCTGGCCAGGACCCCCGGCATCGAGAAGATCAACATCAAGCCGCAGGTCGACGAGTGGGTGTTCCCGGACGGCCACTCGATCATCGTGTTGGCCGAGGGCCGGCTGATGAACCTCGGTTGCGCCACCGGACATCCGAGCTTCGTGATGTCGAACAGCTTCACCAACCAGGTGATCGCGCAGATCGAGCTGTTCACGAAGACCGAAAACTACCCCGTCGGGGTATACGTGCTGCCCAAGCACCTCGACGAGAAGGTCGCCCGGCTGCACCTCGACGCGCTGGGCGTGAGGCTCACCCAGCTGACCAAGCAGCAGGCGGACTACATCGGCGTGCCCGTCGAGGGTCCGTACAAGGCCGACCACTACCGCTACTGA
- a CDS encoding peptidoglycan recognition protein family protein has protein sequence MAPTLYPPARFRPVRNTTGVMIQPTRGLIPHVQVGGGSLFGWFDNPASQVSSHLWLSRSGDFEQYVPFDRRAWAQAAGNPYWISCECEGYETEDYTPLQIIRLGELFQWGMREFGWQEEITDSPAGYGIGTHRMGGQAWGGHNCPGDIRANRRRDILAAARHNGVGAAADPRHRYDDRPTLREGSRGPDVVELQNALNIIFGHEAPTGDPNRITPDGVYGPRTTARVASLQRYAAPWFGRIPDDGVCGPNTWRKIGYLLTGMNRRV, from the coding sequence ATGGCACCGACCTTGTACCCGCCGGCCCGCTTCCGTCCGGTGCGGAACACGACCGGAGTGATGATCCAACCCACCCGAGGCCTCATCCCGCACGTCCAGGTGGGCGGCGGCTCCCTGTTCGGCTGGTTCGACAACCCCGCCAGCCAGGTCAGCTCACACCTGTGGCTGTCGAGGAGCGGCGACTTCGAGCAGTACGTTCCTTTCGACCGGAGGGCCTGGGCCCAGGCGGCAGGAAATCCATACTGGATCTCCTGCGAATGCGAAGGGTACGAGACCGAGGACTACACACCCCTACAAATCATCCGGCTCGGCGAGCTCTTTCAGTGGGGGATGCGGGAGTTCGGATGGCAGGAAGAGATCACCGACTCTCCCGCCGGTTACGGTATCGGTACCCACCGGATGGGCGGCCAGGCGTGGGGAGGCCACAATTGCCCGGGTGACATCCGGGCCAACCGACGCCGGGACATCCTCGCCGCCGCGCGGCATAACGGAGTCGGCGCAGCCGCCGATCCCCGGCACCGTTACGACGACCGTCCGACCCTGCGGGAGGGATCGCGTGGTCCGGACGTCGTGGAGCTCCAGAACGCCCTGAACATCATCTTTGGCCATGAGGCCCCCACCGGTGATCCCAACCGGATAACGCCGGATGGCGTGTACGGGCCACGGACCACTGCCCGGGTGGCCTCCCTACAGCGCTACGCCGCGCCGTGGTTCGGCCGCATCCCGGACGACGGGGTCTGCGGGCCCAACACCTGGCGTAAGATCGGTTACCTCCTCACCGGGATGAACCGCCGGGTCTGA
- a CDS encoding glycerate kinase — protein sequence MTGVPSPHRPARVVLAPDSFKGSATAAEVVAALGAGWRSERPRDQVVGVPIADGGEGTLDVFAVGVPGSERHPARVTGPDGRGHDAEWLSLPDGTAVIELARASGLPLMRELDPLGAQTVGLGELVAAAIDAGVDRVLITLGGSASTDGGTGALAALGARFLDAAGRPLAVGGGALTSLAHIDLTGLRPAPAGGAYCLVDVDAPLLGPAGAAAVFGPQKGAGPADITRLEEGLRRLAHLLGGAPDAAGAGAAGGTAYGLAAAWGAEVVPGLPTIIQAAGLPAALAGADWVVTGEGRFDRTSLSGKVVGGVLALARDAEVPVLLVAGRVDAPRPEGVRAEIALVDLAGGPAMAMAEPLRWLRRAGAELARRVTTAR from the coding sequence ATGACGGGGGTACCGTCCCCCCACCGGCCCGCGCGGGTGGTCCTCGCACCCGACTCGTTCAAGGGATCGGCGACCGCGGCCGAGGTGGTCGCGGCGCTGGGCGCGGGCTGGCGCTCCGAGCGGCCCCGCGATCAGGTCGTGGGAGTACCGATCGCCGACGGTGGCGAGGGCACCCTCGACGTCTTCGCCGTCGGCGTACCCGGGTCGGAGCGGCACCCGGCACGGGTGACTGGTCCGGACGGGCGGGGCCACGACGCCGAATGGCTGTCGCTGCCCGATGGCACCGCAGTGATCGAACTGGCGAGGGCGAGCGGGTTGCCGCTGATGCGGGAACTCGATCCGTTGGGCGCGCAGACCGTGGGCCTCGGCGAGTTGGTCGCCGCCGCGATCGACGCCGGAGTCGACCGCGTTCTCATCACTTTGGGCGGTTCCGCCTCGACCGACGGTGGTACCGGTGCCCTCGCCGCGTTGGGTGCCCGGTTCCTCGACGCGGCCGGCCGGCCGTTGGCCGTCGGCGGCGGCGCCCTCACGTCGCTCGCGCACATCGATCTGACCGGGTTGCGGCCGGCGCCGGCCGGGGGAGCGTACTGTCTCGTCGACGTCGACGCGCCCCTGCTGGGCCCTGCCGGCGCCGCCGCCGTATTCGGGCCGCAGAAGGGTGCCGGACCCGCGGACATCACCCGGCTGGAGGAGGGGCTGCGCAGGCTCGCCCACCTGTTGGGTGGTGCTCCCGACGCCGCGGGAGCCGGGGCTGCCGGCGGCACCGCCTACGGCCTCGCCGCGGCCTGGGGAGCCGAGGTGGTCCCCGGCCTGCCGACGATCATCCAGGCGGCGGGCCTGCCGGCGGCCCTTGCCGGCGCCGACTGGGTGGTGACCGGCGAGGGCAGGTTCGACCGCACCTCGTTGTCCGGCAAGGTGGTCGGCGGAGTCCTCGCGCTGGCGCGGGACGCCGAGGTGCCCGTGCTCCTGGTGGCTGGGCGGGTTGACGCCCCCCGACCGGAGGGGGTCCGGGCCGAGATCGCCCTCGTCGATCTCGCCGGGGGGCCGGCCATGGCGATGGCCGAGCCGCTCCGGTGGCTGCGGAGGGCCGGCGCCGAGCTGGCCCGCCGGGTCACGACCGCCCGGTGA
- the add gene encoding adenosine deaminase yields MRDLRSLPKGHLHLHFELGMRPSTLADLAAAAGVPTPRTTGFTEFGGFSEVIAGILPVFRRPEDFERLVDEMIIDAADEGVTYLEPSFWPYVHLGVFGSAEAAWETVLARSDQVGARYGVTVRWMAAVDRVFDSPEQAVSVARLALRYADRGIVGLGLHNDENGWPPEPFMAAFRIARDGGLLSTPHAGELDGPASVRGAIETLDADRLQHGIRAMEDPRLVDTLLERGTCLDVCPTSNLLLSVVPSMAEHPLPALLRAGVRCSINADDPLLFGPTCLEEYELCRSALGLTDEELAACARSSVESGAAPIEVRTAALAGIDAWLADAGCLDGR; encoded by the coding sequence ATGCGGGATCTGCGTTCGCTGCCCAAGGGCCATCTGCATCTGCATTTCGAGCTGGGGATGCGGCCGTCGACACTGGCCGACCTGGCCGCCGCCGCGGGCGTTCCGACTCCCCGCACCACGGGGTTTACCGAGTTCGGGGGCTTCAGCGAAGTGATCGCCGGCATCCTGCCGGTCTTCCGCCGGCCCGAGGACTTCGAACGTCTCGTCGACGAAATGATCATCGATGCCGCGGATGAGGGCGTCACCTACCTCGAACCCAGCTTCTGGCCGTACGTTCATCTAGGCGTCTTCGGGAGCGCGGAGGCCGCCTGGGAGACGGTGCTGGCCCGATCGGATCAGGTCGGCGCGCGGTACGGGGTGACCGTCCGCTGGATGGCGGCCGTCGACCGGGTCTTCGACTCCCCCGAACAGGCCGTCTCCGTGGCCCGGTTGGCCCTGCGTTACGCCGATCGGGGCATCGTCGGCCTAGGGCTGCACAACGACGAGAACGGCTGGCCGCCGGAGCCGTTCATGGCGGCGTTCCGGATTGCGCGCGACGGCGGGTTGCTCTCGACCCCCCACGCCGGGGAACTCGACGGTCCCGCGTCGGTGCGTGGCGCCATCGAGACCCTGGATGCCGATCGTCTCCAGCACGGTATCCGCGCCATGGAGGATCCCCGACTCGTCGACACCCTCCTCGAACGAGGGACCTGCCTCGATGTCTGCCCGACGTCCAACCTGCTGCTCTCGGTCGTCCCGTCGATGGCCGAACATCCGCTTCCGGCCCTGCTGCGGGCCGGGGTGCGATGCTCGATCAACGCCGACGACCCGCTGCTGTTCGGGCCCACCTGTCTGGAGGAGTACGAGCTGTGCCGATCGGCGCTGGGCCTGACCGACGAGGAACTGGCCGCCTGCGCCCGCAGCTCGGTGGAATCCGGAGCCGCGCCGATCGAGGTGCGGACGGCGGCCCTCGCCGGCATCGATGCGTGGCTCGCCGACGCGGGATGTCTCGACGGCCGGTGA
- a CDS encoding undecaprenyl-diphosphate phosphatase, translated as MNVLEAVFLGAVEGLTEFLPVSSTGHLTILEKLLGHDIDDPDITAFTAIIQVGAVFATLLYFRHDFRRLLAAWGRGVRDPAWREHPDYRFGWAVILGSIPIGLVGVAFKDQIETTLRSLWFVGGALILWSGVMGYADHVGTQKRHEEDVTWKDTLVIGIVQCMALIPGISRSGATMSAGLLRGLDRVAVTRLSFFLSIPALMAAAALQVLTKSDDIADGVGWPATIIATVVSFAVAYVAIAWLLKFIARHSYSVFIGYRLALGATVLFLVATGIVSAT; from the coding sequence GTGAACGTCCTGGAAGCGGTGTTTCTCGGCGCGGTCGAGGGGCTGACGGAATTTCTGCCGGTGTCCAGCACCGGACATCTGACAATTTTGGAGAAGCTGCTCGGCCACGACATCGACGACCCGGACATCACCGCTTTCACCGCGATCATCCAGGTCGGTGCGGTCTTCGCCACCCTGCTTTACTTCCGGCATGATTTCCGGCGCCTTCTGGCGGCGTGGGGCCGCGGTGTGCGCGATCCCGCCTGGCGGGAGCATCCGGATTACCGGTTCGGCTGGGCCGTCATTCTCGGATCGATTCCCATCGGCCTGGTCGGGGTGGCCTTCAAGGATCAGATCGAGACCACGCTACGCAGCCTGTGGTTCGTCGGCGGTGCGCTGATCCTCTGGAGCGGGGTGATGGGGTACGCGGACCACGTCGGTACCCAGAAACGTCACGAGGAGGACGTGACGTGGAAGGACACCCTGGTGATCGGCATCGTGCAGTGCATGGCGCTGATCCCGGGTATCTCGCGATCCGGGGCGACCATGTCGGCGGGGTTGCTGCGTGGCCTGGACCGGGTGGCGGTGACCCGGCTGTCCTTCTTCCTGTCCATCCCGGCCCTGATGGCGGCCGCGGCGCTGCAGGTCCTCACGAAGTCCGACGACATCGCCGACGGGGTGGGCTGGCCGGCGACGATCATCGCGACCGTGGTCAGCTTTGCCGTCGCCTACGTCGCGATCGCCTGGCTGTTGAAGTTCATTGCCAGACACAGCTACAGCGTTTTCATCGGTTACCGGCTGGCGCTCGGTGCCACCGTGCTCTTCCTCGTGGCCACTGGGATCGTCTCGGCGACCTGA
- a CDS encoding extracellular catalytic domain type 1 short-chain-length polyhydroxyalkanoate depolymerase — protein MIIRFPRTSWLLAVFVAGAVALTGCSGPLRRSAAGPAEPASTATASTPAAVPVGSSVRSINVGGATRAYRLYRPPTLPARAPLVVMIHGGFGGAEQAENSYGWDAEADRGHFLVAYPEGQNHAWSVGGGCCGKPGATGVDDVAFITGMVAAIQAAVPVDTARIYATGISNGGMMDYRLACDTTIFAAIGPDSATLLGTCPAPRPISVIAIHGTADHTVRYYGGEGDGVAKINGPAVPFVNAMWRTADHCATPATTTTESVTTFIATCPQGRAVELVTIAGAGHQWPGGARHPTAERILHLDPPSTALNATATIWAFFTHQAR, from the coding sequence ATGATCATCCGCTTCCCCCGCACGTCTTGGTTGCTCGCCGTGTTCGTCGCTGGCGCGGTCGCCCTCACCGGCTGCTCGGGGCCGCTTCGGCGCTCCGCGGCAGGCCCGGCAGAGCCCGCCAGCACCGCGACGGCTTCTACGCCGGCCGCTGTCCCGGTCGGATCGTCGGTACGGTCGATCAACGTCGGCGGCGCCACCCGCGCCTACCGGCTGTACCGGCCGCCGACTCTGCCCGCGCGGGCGCCGCTCGTCGTCATGATCCACGGCGGTTTCGGTGGCGCGGAGCAGGCCGAGAACTCCTACGGCTGGGACGCCGAGGCCGACCGCGGCCATTTTCTCGTCGCCTATCCCGAAGGGCAGAACCATGCCTGGTCCGTCGGCGGCGGTTGTTGCGGAAAGCCCGGTGCGACCGGCGTGGATGATGTCGCCTTCATCACTGGCATGGTAGCCGCCATCCAAGCCGCCGTACCGGTCGACACCGCCCGTATCTACGCCACCGGAATCTCCAACGGCGGCATGATGGACTACCGGTTGGCCTGCGACACCACCATTTTCGCCGCGATCGGACCCGATTCGGCGACCCTGCTCGGCACCTGCCCCGCACCGCGGCCAATCTCCGTCATCGCCATTCACGGCACCGCGGACCACACCGTACGCTACTACGGCGGCGAGGGTGACGGGGTCGCAAAAATCAACGGACCGGCCGTCCCGTTCGTGAACGCGATGTGGCGTACCGCCGATCATTGTGCCACCCCGGCCACAACCACTACGGAAAGCGTCACCACCTTTATCGCCACCTGCCCGCAGGGACGGGCCGTGGAACTGGTCACCATTGCCGGCGCGGGCCACCAGTGGCCCGGCGGTGCCCGCCACCCGACGGCCGAGCGAATCCTGCATCTCGACCCGCCGTCAACCGCCCTGAATGCCACCGCGACCATCTGGGCCTTCTTCACCCATCAGGCAAGGTGA